One genomic region from Prevotella sp. Rep29 encodes:
- the ubiE gene encoding bifunctional demethylmenaquinone methyltransferase/2-methoxy-6-polyprenyl-1,4-benzoquinol methylase UbiE, which translates to MYQQERITPYRKGDKGKQVEEMFDNIAPAYDTLNHRLSWNIDRGWRRKAIAQLSPFAPKEVLDVATGTGDFAILAARMLSPKRLVGADISEGMMEIGREKVKKERLDDVISFAKEDCMQLSFADNSFDAVTAAFGIRNFPDLDKGLREMHRVLRPGGHLSIIELTSPVRFPMKQLFWLYSHTILPLYGRLISKDGSAYRYLTATIEAFPQGEQMVEILQRAGFEESSFKRLTCGICTMYLAKK; encoded by the coding sequence GTGTATCAACAGGAAAGAATAACTCCCTACCGCAAGGGAGACAAAGGGAAACAGGTGGAGGAAATGTTCGACAACATTGCTCCCGCTTATGACACGCTGAACCATCGCCTTTCGTGGAACATCGACCGCGGATGGAGGCGAAAAGCCATCGCCCAGTTGTCACCATTCGCACCGAAAGAGGTGCTGGATGTAGCTACGGGGACTGGCGACTTTGCCATTCTTGCTGCCCGGATGCTCTCTCCCAAACGGCTTGTCGGAGCCGACATCAGTGAAGGAATGATGGAAATCGGGCGCGAAAAGGTAAAGAAGGAGCGGCTTGATGATGTCATTTCGTTTGCCAAGGAGGACTGTATGCAGCTGTCGTTTGCCGACAACAGCTTCGATGCGGTTACTGCTGCGTTCGGCATCCGCAACTTTCCCGATTTGGACAAAGGGCTTAGGGAGATGCACAGAGTGCTGCGCCCGGGTGGTCATCTGAGCATTATTGAGCTGACCTCGCCCGTCCGTTTCCCGATGAAGCAACTATTCTGGCTGTACAGCCACACGATATTGCCACTATACGGGAGGCTCATTTCTAAGGACGGGAGTGCCTACAGGTATCTCACGGCGACTATCGAGGCGTTCCCACAGGGCGAGCAAATGGTGGAAATCCTGCAACGGGCGGGCTTCGAAGAATCATCTTTCAAACGACTGACATGCGGCATCTGCACCATGTATCTTGCGAAAAAGTAA
- a CDS encoding shikimate dehydrogenase, giving the protein MDKYGLIGYPLGHSFSISYFNEKFESEGIDAVYENFEIPQIEDVKEIIDSNPDLKGLNVTIPYKQQVLKYIKELSPEAKAIGAVNVIRIEHKGNKTVLKGFNSDVIGFTKSIEPILNTYHKKALILGTGGAAKAVQYGLQSLGIETLFVSRTKKKNAITYEEVTADIVREYNVIVNCTPVGMYPHIDECPKLPYEAMDSHTLLYDLLYNPDETKFLRLGAERGATVKNGLEMLLLQAFVSWEIWNGEEENYL; this is encoded by the coding sequence ATGGACAAATACGGACTTATCGGTTATCCTTTAGGCCACTCGTTTTCAATCAGCTACTTCAACGAGAAGTTTGAAAGCGAGGGCATCGATGCTGTGTATGAGAACTTTGAGATACCTCAAATTGAAGACGTTAAGGAGATTATCGACTCCAACCCGGACTTGAAGGGACTCAATGTGACGATTCCGTACAAGCAGCAGGTGCTGAAATACATCAAGGAGTTGAGCCCGGAGGCGAAGGCTATCGGCGCCGTCAATGTGATACGCATCGAGCACAAGGGCAACAAAACGGTACTGAAAGGTTTCAACAGCGACGTGATAGGTTTCACGAAAAGCATCGAACCGATATTGAATACGTACCATAAGAAAGCGCTGATATTGGGCACTGGCGGTGCGGCAAAAGCCGTTCAGTACGGTCTCCAATCGCTCGGAATCGAGACATTGTTCGTCAGTCGCACGAAAAAGAAGAACGCCATCACTTACGAAGAGGTTACAGCAGACATCGTACGCGAATATAACGTCATCGTCAACTGCACTCCTGTAGGCATGTATCCGCACATCGACGAATGTCCGAAGTTGCCCTACGAGGCGATGGACAGCCACACGTTGCTCTACGATTTACTTTACAATCCCGACGAGACGAAATTCCTCCGACTGGGTGCCGAGCGCGGGGCAACCGTGAAGAACGGACTTGAGATGCTCTTGCTGCAGGCATTCGTAAGCTGGGAGATATGGAACGGCGAAGAAGAGAACTATCTATAA
- a CDS encoding AIR synthase related protein — MNTTDRYMQRGVSAAKEDVHAAIKNIDKGIFPQAFCKIIPDILGGDPEYCNIMHADGAGTKSSLAYMYWKETGDLSVWKGIAQDAIVMNTDDLLCVGAVDNILVSSTIGRNKHLIPGEVISAIINGTDELLQELRDMGIGIHATGGETADVGDLVRTIIVDSTVTCRMKRADVIDNANIRPGDVIVGLSSTGQATYEKRYNGGMGSNGLTSARHDVFSKYLAEKYPESFDHNVPDELVYSGKYKLTETSPYGREIGDGLSVGELVLSPTRTYAPVIKQMLDRHRREIHGMVHCTGGAQTKVLHFVSDNCHVVKDNLFPVPPLFQIIHDCSQTDWREMYQVFNMGHRMEIYVQPEIAEHIIAISKSFNIDAQIVGHIEEGRKSLTIKSEFGEFNY; from the coding sequence ATGAATACTACAGACAGATACATGCAGCGTGGTGTCTCTGCTGCCAAAGAAGACGTGCACGCAGCCATCAAGAACATCGATAAAGGGATATTTCCGCAGGCGTTCTGCAAAATAATCCCCGACATTCTGGGAGGCGACCCCGAGTATTGCAACATCATGCACGCCGACGGAGCAGGCACCAAATCGTCGCTGGCATATATGTATTGGAAAGAGACGGGCGACCTGAGTGTGTGGAAAGGCATCGCACAGGACGCTATCGTGATGAATACCGACGACCTGCTTTGCGTAGGCGCTGTCGATAACATCCTTGTCTCCTCCACCATCGGGCGCAACAAACACCTCATCCCAGGCGAAGTCATCTCTGCCATCATCAACGGTACAGATGAGCTTCTCCAAGAACTCCGAGACATGGGCATCGGCATACACGCAACGGGTGGCGAGACGGCAGACGTAGGCGACCTGGTGCGCACCATCATCGTCGATTCCACCGTCACGTGTCGCATGAAGCGAGCCGATGTCATCGACAACGCAAACATACGACCGGGCGACGTCATCGTCGGACTCTCGTCCACAGGACAGGCTACTTACGAGAAGCGATACAATGGCGGCATGGGCTCGAACGGACTGACCAGCGCACGCCACGACGTTTTTTCCAAATATCTGGCAGAAAAATATCCAGAAAGTTTCGACCATAACGTGCCCGACGAGTTGGTGTATAGCGGGAAATATAAGTTGACAGAAACCTCTCCCTACGGAAGAGAGATTGGAGATGGGCTTTCCGTAGGCGAACTTGTACTCTCTCCAACGCGAACCTACGCTCCGGTCATCAAACAGATGCTCGACCGTCACCGCCGGGAAATCCACGGCATGGTGCACTGCACGGGTGGCGCGCAGACCAAAGTCCTGCACTTCGTCAGCGACAACTGCCACGTCGTGAAAGACAACCTTTTCCCCGTACCGCCGTTGTTCCAGATTATCCACGACTGTTCGCAGACCGACTGGCGGGAGATGTACCAAGTGTTCAACATGGGACACCGTATGGAAATCTATGTGCAACCCGAAATCGCAGAACACATCATCGCCATCTCGAAGTCGTTCAATATCGACGCACAGATTGTCGGTCATATTGAGGAAGGCAGGAAGAGCCTCACCATCAAGAGCGAGTTTGGAGAATTTAATTATTAA
- the prfA gene encoding peptide chain release factor 1, translating into MENNSILQKLDGLEARFEEVSTLITDPNVIADQQRYVKLTKEYKDLGDIMDARRRYVACLNTIKEAKDILANESDPDMKEMAREELAANEELQPQLEEEIKIALIPKDPEDAKNVQMEIRAGTGGDEACLFAGDLFNMYKRFCDQKGWTLAITSVSEGAVGGYKEIDFAVSGADVYGTLKYESGVHRVQRVPVTESNGRMQTSAATVAVLPEADKFEVNINEGEIKWDTFRSSGAGGQNVNKVESGVRLRYMWKNPNTGETEEILIECTETRDQPKNKERALSRLYTFIYDKEHQKYVDDIASRRKSLVSTGDRSAKIRTYNFQQGRVTDHRIGFTTHDLQGFLGGDIQPMIDALTVAENAERMKEAEL; encoded by the coding sequence ATGGAAAATAACAGCATCTTACAGAAACTCGACGGGCTCGAGGCACGCTTCGAAGAAGTATCGACGCTCATCACTGACCCCAACGTGATAGCCGACCAGCAGCGCTACGTCAAGCTCACTAAGGAATATAAGGACCTCGGCGACATCATGGACGCACGCCGCCGCTACGTCGCATGCCTCAACACCATCAAAGAAGCGAAGGACATTCTCGCCAACGAGAGCGACCCCGACATGAAGGAAATGGCACGCGAAGAGCTTGCCGCCAACGAAGAACTGCAGCCGCAGCTCGAAGAAGAAATAAAAATCGCACTCATACCAAAAGACCCCGAAGACGCCAAGAACGTGCAGATGGAAATCCGTGCGGGAACGGGTGGCGACGAAGCATGCCTCTTTGCCGGAGACTTGTTCAACATGTACAAGCGATTCTGCGACCAAAAGGGATGGACACTCGCCATCACCAGCGTCTCGGAAGGTGCCGTCGGCGGCTACAAGGAAATCGACTTCGCCGTTTCGGGAGCCGATGTCTATGGCACGCTGAAATATGAGTCGGGCGTGCACCGCGTACAGCGAGTGCCCGTGACCGAATCGAACGGACGCATGCAGACCTCCGCAGCGACCGTCGCCGTGCTGCCCGAAGCCGACAAGTTCGAAGTCAACATCAACGAAGGCGAAATCAAATGGGACACGTTCCGCTCGTCGGGTGCCGGCGGACAGAATGTAAACAAGGTGGAATCGGGCGTCCGCCTGCGCTATATGTGGAAGAATCCGAACACCGGCGAGACCGAGGAAATACTCATCGAGTGTACCGAGACGCGCGACCAGCCAAAAAACAAGGAGCGCGCACTCTCCCGACTCTACACCTTCATCTACGACAAGGAACACCAGAAATATGTCGATGACATCGCTTCCCGGCGCAAGAGCCTCGTCTCCACGGGTGACCGCTCAGCCAAGATACGCACCTACAACTTCCAGCAAGGACGCGTCACCGACCACCGCATCGGCTTCACCACACACGACCTGCAAGGATTTCTCGGCGGCGACAT